In Myxococcales bacterium, the following are encoded in one genomic region:
- a CDS encoding cytochrome b/b6 domain-containing protein, translating into MKERWSNASVALHWLAAALIVGLATAGFVMTDLPADSSGRLLISRLHTLGGATLMLLTVARLVVRRRGPAVSPLPVSDLHRRGVGVIHALLYAVTFGIGASGFVTGARSAWPDYLRGQLAEAPALETLASREAHEVLVFALLGLVLLHVGGVMLQQVRQGGVLRRMVPFLK; encoded by the coding sequence ATGAAGGAACGTTGGTCCAACGCGAGCGTCGCGCTCCACTGGCTCGCTGCAGCACTCATCGTCGGACTGGCGACGGCAGGGTTCGTCATGACGGACCTTCCGGCTGACTCGAGCGGGCGGCTGCTCATCTCGCGGCTGCACACGCTCGGTGGGGCAACGCTTATGCTGCTCACGGTCGCGCGTCTCGTCGTCCGGCGACGCGGGCCAGCGGTGAGCCCACTGCCCGTCTCGGACCTGCACCGCCGAGGGGTCGGCGTGATTCACGCGCTCCTCTACGCGGTAACCTTTGGCATCGGCGCCAGTGGCTTCGTCACCGGGGCGCGAAGCGCGTGGCCGGACTACCTGCGAGGGCAGCTCGCGGAAGCCCCGGCGCTCGAGACGCTCGCGTCCCGTGAGGCGCATGAGGTGCTCGTCTTCGCGCTGCTCGGCCTCGTGCTGCTTCACGTGGGTGGCGTGATGCTCCAGCAGGTTCGCCAAGGTGGAGTGCTCAGGCGGATGGTGCCGTTCCTGAAGTGA
- a CDS encoding CDP-alcohol phosphatidyltransferase family protein, which translates to MAGNINPANAVTASRFLTLPPFVWAVDHGYQQYATLFLIVCGVLDLFDGAVARAFKCQTPFGEMFDAIADALCYGFAMIVVTAYGWVPWPPVVIIVALGAINMVLRAVYAKRAGRTTNYQSHAMERLVAYAAYLGAFGTNNYQPTYFFWVFAALMTVVMIHDTKRMAFDPIPGAAAAPTGPALEAAS; encoded by the coding sequence ATGGCCGGAAACATCAACCCCGCCAACGCCGTCACGGCGTCGCGGTTCCTCACGCTGCCGCCGTTCGTGTGGGCGGTCGACCACGGCTACCAGCAGTACGCGACCTTGTTCCTGATCGTGTGCGGCGTGCTCGACCTGTTCGACGGCGCGGTCGCGCGCGCGTTCAAGTGCCAGACCCCGTTCGGCGAGATGTTCGACGCGATCGCCGACGCGCTCTGCTACGGCTTCGCGATGATCGTGGTCACCGCCTACGGCTGGGTGCCGTGGCCGCCGGTGGTCATCATCGTCGCGCTCGGCGCGATCAACATGGTCCTGCGGGCGGTCTACGCCAAGCGCGCCGGCCGCACGACCAACTACCAGAGCCACGCGATGGAGCGGCTGGTCGCCTACGCCGCCTACCTCGGCGCGTTCGGCACCAACAACTACCAGCCCACCTACTTCTTCTGGGTGTTCGCCGCGCTGATGACCGTGGTCATGATCCACGACACCAAGCGCATGGCGTTCGACCCGATCCCCGGCGCGGCCGCGGCCCCGACCGGCCCGGCCCTGGAGGCGGCGTCGTGA
- a CDS encoding metallophosphoesterase — protein MRLAHCSDLHLLSLDGARALDYLNKRWIGRMNLITSRSRHYHTAAFDHMVEDLNAQQIDHVICTGDVTNLALPGEFRFARARFDRLRHGTDGVTVLPGNHDAYIEAGTQHFAEAFGDYATSDDGWAWPTEGAPTLADRWPIVRVRGELALIGLSTSMQTPWFTAYGRVGATQLARLRTALADPRLAGLCRVVAIHHPPAGKRAASAIRGLKDRAEFAAVIKDCGADVIIHGHEHRNMKESLDGPSGTIDVLGIQSGTYEAGHPDRTARYRIFEISAGRVVGQALRVWHRDRSVFEADEHASSPVAASA, from the coding sequence ATGCGGCTCGCGCACTGCTCCGACCTGCACCTGTTGTCGCTCGACGGGGCGCGCGCGCTCGACTACCTGAACAAGCGGTGGATCGGGCGGATGAACCTGATCACCAGCCGCAGCCGCCACTACCACACGGCCGCCTTCGACCACATGGTCGAGGATCTCAACGCCCAGCAGATCGATCACGTGATCTGCACCGGCGACGTCACCAACCTGGCGCTGCCGGGCGAGTTCCGGTTCGCGCGCGCGCGCTTCGATCGCCTGCGCCACGGCACCGACGGCGTCACCGTGCTGCCCGGCAACCACGACGCGTACATCGAGGCCGGCACCCAGCACTTCGCCGAGGCGTTCGGCGACTACGCCACCAGCGACGACGGCTGGGCGTGGCCGACCGAGGGCGCGCCGACCCTGGCCGATCGCTGGCCGATCGTGCGGGTGCGCGGCGAGCTGGCGCTGATCGGCCTGTCGACCAGCATGCAGACGCCGTGGTTCACCGCCTACGGTCGCGTGGGTGCCACGCAGCTTGCGCGCCTGCGCACCGCGCTCGCCGATCCGCGCCTCGCCGGCCTGTGTCGTGTCGTCGCGATCCACCACCCACCCGCCGGCAAGCGCGCGGCGTCGGCGATCCGCGGGCTCAAGGATCGCGCCGAGTTCGCTGCGGTCATCAAGGACTGCGGGGCCGACGTGATCATCCACGGTCACGAGCATCGGAACATGAAGGAATCGTTGGATGGTCCGTCCGGCACCATCGACGTGCTCGGCATTCAATCAGGCACTTACGAGGCGGGTCACCCAGATCGGACCGCTCGCTACCGCATCTTCGAGATCTCGGCCGGCCGGGTGGTCGGACAGGCGCTTCGAGTCTGGCACCGAGATCGCAGTGTGTTCGAGGCAGATGAACACGCCAGCTCCCCGGTCGCCGCAAGTGCCTGA
- a CDS encoding DUF3052 family protein: protein MAGYSGTPLAKKLGIKPGHAVVVLGKEPASFATKVEVPEGARVFRQLRQGPIDVLVYFVDRVTELERRFAVLTSRMHPDGGLWIAWPKKASKRPTDITEDVVRRIGLAGGLVDNKVCAIDDVWSGLRLVVRVENRAAVAYRAEPPLSVRQRRATNAGGASGSSGRRAEARR, encoded by the coding sequence ATGGCCGGGTACTCGGGTACACCTCTCGCGAAGAAGCTGGGCATCAAGCCCGGCCACGCGGTGGTCGTGCTCGGCAAGGAGCCGGCGTCGTTCGCCACCAAGGTCGAGGTCCCCGAGGGCGCGCGCGTGTTCCGGCAGCTGCGCCAGGGCCCGATCGACGTGCTCGTCTACTTCGTCGATCGCGTCACCGAGCTCGAGCGTCGGTTCGCGGTGCTGACGTCGCGGATGCACCCCGACGGCGGCCTGTGGATCGCGTGGCCCAAGAAGGCCTCGAAGCGCCCGACCGACATCACCGAGGACGTGGTCCGCCGCATCGGCCTGGCCGGCGGTCTCGTCGACAACAAGGTGTGCGCGATCGACGACGTCTGGAGCGGCCTGCGGCTGGTCGTGCGCGTCGAGAACCGGGCCGCGGTCGCGTACCGCGCCGAGCCGCCGCTGTCGGTGCGCCAGCGCCGGGCGACCAACGCGGGCGGCGCCAGCGGCTCGTCCGGTCGCCGCGCCGAAGCCCGTCGCTGA
- a CDS encoding CDP-alcohol phosphatidyltransferase family protein, with amino-acid sequence MNLFAVRKHLDKVLHPVVATIARLPIHATQWTVFGAALGAACGVALFYGHWWTGFALLLVRGLIDHIDGFRARNYNERSTFGAVMDDVVDRWTLGVAFAGGCIAVSYDYPHALIVMGVGITGALTNVIIKLSVYAEAQQDIWREKGKIGHPIDVVGLFGSAEFIIYFGTGLFFTALLHDLRPMLAGAWAVAIMSHVSLLQRIAFAFTRYRRVDPAGRPLPEEPPPDAPDTVDAVP; translated from the coding sequence ATGAACCTCTTCGCCGTCCGCAAGCACCTCGACAAGGTCCTCCACCCCGTGGTCGCGACGATCGCGCGGCTGCCGATCCACGCCACCCAGTGGACGGTGTTCGGCGCGGCGCTCGGCGCCGCCTGCGGCGTGGCGCTGTTCTACGGCCACTGGTGGACCGGGTTCGCGCTCTTGCTCGTGCGCGGCCTGATCGATCACATCGACGGGTTCCGGGCGCGCAACTACAACGAGCGGTCGACCTTCGGCGCGGTCATGGACGACGTCGTCGACCGCTGGACCCTGGGCGTCGCGTTCGCGGGCGGCTGCATCGCGGTGTCGTACGACTACCCGCACGCGCTGATCGTCATGGGCGTCGGCATCACCGGCGCGCTGACCAACGTGATCATCAAGCTGTCGGTCTACGCCGAGGCCCAGCAGGACATCTGGCGCGAGAAGGGCAAGATCGGCCACCCGATCGACGTGGTCGGGCTGTTCGGCTCGGCCGAGTTCATCATCTACTTCGGCACCGGGCTGTTCTTCACCGCGCTGCTCCACGACCTCCGGCCGATGCTGGCGGGCGCGTGGGCGGTCGCGATCATGTCGCACGTGTCCTTGCTGCAGCGGATCGCGTTCGCGTTCACGCGCTACCGCCGGGTCGACCCGGCCGGGCGGCCGCTGCCCGAGGAGCCGCCGCCCGACGCCCCCGACACCGTCGACGCGGTGCCCTAG
- a CDS encoding response regulator has translation MSKVILCADDSVTMQTVAEITFRATEFGYAGARSADEAVDKVKAQRPVLVLADAVMPGKTGYDLCHALKSDPATADIPVVILCGNSAPYDGAKGAQVGADGSLTKPWDTQVMLDKVAEILDKVAATGVARAAGKAAAAPASTPAIPAPTPIPVAPPPVVAAAQPKVAPPRSATIMGMPTIKMPGPAPVAHTPAPVAVAPAPRPGSATGPVAQAPVAHAPVAHTPVAAPATMRGVAPIAVPVAQFSTSRAPMVAGSPTKRSILVEHTLAKMGERLAELSGLAPGSPELAALVKLSSEIVERVVWEVVPDLAETIIREHVADLATKRAN, from the coding sequence ATGAGCAAGGTCATTCTCTGCGCCGATGACAGCGTCACCATGCAGACGGTGGCGGAGATCACCTTTCGCGCGACCGAGTTCGGTTACGCGGGCGCGCGCTCGGCCGACGAGGCCGTCGACAAGGTCAAGGCCCAGCGCCCGGTGCTGGTCCTCGCCGACGCGGTGATGCCCGGCAAGACCGGCTACGACCTGTGCCACGCGCTCAAGTCGGACCCCGCCACCGCCGACATCCCGGTGGTGATCCTGTGCGGCAACTCGGCGCCCTACGACGGCGCCAAGGGCGCGCAGGTCGGCGCCGACGGCAGCCTGACCAAGCCCTGGGATACCCAGGTGATGCTCGACAAGGTCGCCGAGATCCTCGACAAGGTCGCCGCGACCGGCGTCGCCCGGGCCGCCGGCAAGGCCGCCGCGGCGCCCGCGTCGACGCCCGCGATCCCCGCGCCGACGCCGATCCCGGTCGCGCCGCCGCCGGTCGTGGCCGCCGCGCAGCCCAAGGTCGCGCCGCCGCGCTCGGCGACCATCATGGGCATGCCGACGATCAAGATGCCGGGTCCAGCGCCGGTCGCGCACACCCCCGCGCCGGTCGCTGTCGCGCCCGCGCCACGCCCTGGCTCGGCGACGGGTCCGGTCGCGCAGGCGCCGGTCGCGCACGCACCGGTGGCCCACACGCCGGTGGCCGCGCCGGCGACGATGCGCGGCGTCGCGCCGATCGCCGTCCCGGTGGCGCAGTTCTCGACCAGCCGCGCGCCGATGGTCGCCGGGTCGCCGACCAAGCGGTCGATCCTGGTCGAGCACACGCTCGCGAAGATGGGCGAGCGCCTCGCCGAGCTGTCGGGCCTCGCGCCCGGCTCGCCCGAGCTGGCCGCGCTGGTCAAGCTGTCGTCGGAGATCGTCGAGCGCGTGGTCTGGGAGGTCGTGCCCGACCTCGCCGAGACGATCATCCGCGAGCACGTGGCCGACCTGGCGACGAAGCGCGCGAACTGA
- a CDS encoding antibiotic biosynthesis monooxygenase: MFIAMNQFRVQADRTDDFERAWRERDSYLDGVAGFLQFHLLKGGTEPGGAQLYSSHVQWTDEAAFRAWVGSDAFRKAHAQASLKDVLMGPPTLSGWTTVDLGR; encoded by the coding sequence ATGTTCATCGCGATGAATCAGTTCCGGGTCCAGGCCGATCGGACCGACGACTTCGAGCGCGCGTGGCGCGAGCGCGACTCGTACCTCGACGGCGTCGCCGGCTTCCTGCAGTTCCACCTGCTCAAGGGCGGCACCGAACCCGGCGGCGCGCAGCTCTACTCGTCGCACGTGCAGTGGACCGACGAGGCGGCGTTCCGCGCCTGGGTCGGCAGCGACGCCTTCCGCAAGGCCCACGCCCAGGCCAGCCTCAAGGACGTGCTGATGGGGCCGCCGACGCTGTCGGGCTGGACCACGGTCGACCTGGGCCGCTGA
- a CDS encoding TetR/AcrR family transcriptional regulator encodes MSEPRRTSLDRQVELTDAALHIIATKGIAALSTRNLAAQVGLSTGAIFRHFASLEALLDAVVTRVEAVLESTYPPSTLPPVERLERFVEARSTAVGKQLGILRLVLSEQFLLALPESGSVRLAACVQETRAFVLECVREGQDAGELRSDLPAETLAPIVMGTVQMLALSPSKARQRDAEARAVLGSLLALLRSPAVAPTSSRKSSP; translated from the coding sequence ATGAGCGAGCCTCGGCGCACATCCTTGGATCGACAGGTCGAGCTGACCGACGCCGCGCTGCACATCATCGCGACCAAGGGCATCGCGGCCTTGAGCACGCGGAACCTCGCGGCGCAGGTCGGGCTCTCGACCGGCGCGATCTTCAGGCACTTCGCATCGCTCGAAGCGCTGCTCGACGCTGTCGTGACGCGCGTCGAAGCTGTTCTCGAGTCCACCTACCCGCCGTCGACGCTCCCCCCCGTTGAGCGTCTCGAACGCTTCGTCGAGGCTCGAAGCACCGCGGTGGGCAAGCAGCTCGGTATTCTGCGGCTCGTACTCTCGGAGCAGTTCCTGCTCGCGCTCCCGGAGAGCGGCTCGGTCCGCCTTGCGGCCTGCGTGCAAGAGACGCGCGCGTTCGTGCTCGAGTGCGTGCGCGAGGGCCAGGACGCAGGCGAGCTGCGCTCAGATCTCCCCGCCGAGACGCTCGCACCGATCGTCATGGGCACGGTGCAGATGCTCGCGCTCTCTCCCTCGAAGGCTCGGCAGCGAGATGCCGAAGCGCGCGCAGTTCTGGGCAGCCTGCTCGCGCTCCTCCGTTCGCCCGCTGTCGCTCCCACGTCGAGCAGAAAGAGTTCCCCATGA
- a CDS encoding aspartate aminotransferase family protein encodes MTQPTLTAAEADEIIAKDEQYIMRPWTHPKGEPVIVARAKGCVITDVHGKDYLDFTAGYFVNNAGHCHPRIVEAATQQLTQVLQVSGKHGTIPAILLAERLVNLLPRSINQAFFSTGGSEANEFALKMARQASGKTDVAYLENAYHGLSLGALEVTASEKYRDSAGKPLGDHTYAIPNAYCYRCKFGPATTCKVECLDGVDAQFTARPAGAILAEPIQSVGGLAPPTKWWDRLDALRKKHGMLLVIDEVQTGLGRSGKMFGLEHYGLEPEIVSGGKGLSGGVGSLAMTCAGTGVISKFFGGTTPTSGGNAVSAAAGIALIETLLDEGMIDNAAAMGRHFTEAAWALRDPWIGDVRFTGLLGGIELVADRDSKAVLPKPALAAIKDALHDAGMLITMSGTHGNVLRLQPPLVVTAAQIDTFLATLAEVLTAVRAAG; translated from the coding sequence GTGACTCAGCCGACCCTCACCGCCGCCGAAGCTGACGAGATCATCGCCAAGGACGAGCAGTACATCATGCGTCCGTGGACTCACCCCAAGGGTGAGCCGGTCATCGTCGCGCGAGCCAAGGGCTGCGTCATCACCGATGTCCACGGCAAGGACTACCTCGACTTCACCGCGGGCTACTTCGTCAACAACGCGGGCCACTGCCACCCGCGCATCGTCGAGGCCGCCACCCAGCAGCTGACCCAGGTGCTGCAGGTCTCGGGCAAGCACGGCACCATCCCGGCGATCCTGCTCGCCGAGCGCCTGGTCAACCTGCTGCCGAGGTCGATCAACCAGGCGTTCTTCTCGACCGGCGGCTCCGAGGCCAACGAGTTCGCGCTCAAGATGGCGCGGCAGGCGTCGGGCAAGACCGACGTCGCCTACCTCGAGAACGCGTACCACGGGCTCAGCCTCGGCGCGCTCGAGGTCACCGCCAGCGAGAAGTACCGCGACAGCGCCGGCAAGCCGCTCGGCGATCACACCTACGCCATCCCGAACGCGTACTGTTACCGCTGCAAGTTCGGGCCGGCCACGACCTGCAAGGTCGAGTGCCTCGACGGCGTCGACGCGCAGTTCACCGCGCGCCCGGCCGGCGCGATCCTGGCCGAGCCGATCCAGTCGGTCGGCGGCCTGGCGCCGCCGACGAAGTGGTGGGATCGCCTCGACGCGCTCCGCAAGAAGCACGGCATGCTGCTGGTGATCGACGAGGTCCAGACCGGGCTCGGCCGCAGCGGCAAGATGTTCGGCCTCGAGCACTACGGCCTCGAGCCCGAGATCGTCTCGGGCGGCAAGGGCCTGTCGGGCGGCGTCGGCTCGCTGGCGATGACCTGCGCCGGCACCGGCGTGATCTCGAAGTTCTTCGGCGGCACGACCCCGACCTCGGGCGGCAACGCGGTCTCGGCCGCGGCCGGCATCGCGCTGATCGAGACGCTCCTCGACGAGGGCATGATCGACAACGCCGCCGCGATGGGTCGGCACTTCACCGAGGCGGCGTGGGCGCTGCGCGACCCGTGGATCGGCGACGTCCGCTTCACCGGCCTGCTCGGCGGCATCGAGCTGGTCGCCGACCGGGACTCGAAGGCGGTCCTGCCCAAGCCGGCGCTGGCGGCGATCAAGGACGCGCTCCACGACGCCGGCATGCTGATCACGATGAGCGGCACCCACGGCAACGTGCTGCGGCTGCAGCCGCCGCTGGTCGTGACCGCGGCGCAGATCGACACGTTCCTCGCCACGCTGGCCGAGGTGCTGACCGCCGTCCGCGCGGCCGGGTGA
- a CDS encoding DUF3943 domain-containing protein, whose amino-acid sequence MIAIAVGVVGGWGRPAEAGDGPDVDEARPDANRTAAIAPALALASGPAAGEVDPVPGGPWPRDRHWLRMLAADAVLFAAMEAYYWSDYDANKVDFAYAVDWRNVRARFVTLDAWRFDDNMFDVNAWRHPAQGATTYLLARSNGFSALEAYSVALVLSGAWELLGEFRETVSLNDLIMTPRAGAVIGESFSQLGVFFLRSDSNWFNLIAGNALSGGRGLLDSIDRKPRWRSRRLDSIGLDDTLWHRFRSYVAAGAQQATGAADAQRILRVGLETEVIMIPDFERPGRATRLYKDSAFSRVQVEATWGEHVLTDFKARARAGVIAWHRKDISAATGDGYNLIYGLASAYEYGFHASTGRAGPLTKDRLAIAHIIGPMVDVVVYRAGIRGRAAVDVLGNFGFVRNYAIDEHRRQVPDEVVRSTILRDNYHHAVGVTGRGGLAVGADGLEAGIEVQFDLFRSIQGADRYQEDIVDDYALLDSRSQGRFWVAYGAELRPDLVLEVELAIEARVRSGTVKATTQSDQEQRYLGGVRLGF is encoded by the coding sequence GTGATCGCGATCGCCGTGGGCGTCGTCGGCGGCTGGGGTCGGCCTGCGGAAGCGGGCGACGGCCCCGACGTCGACGAGGCGCGACCGGACGCGAACCGCACCGCCGCGATCGCCCCGGCGCTTGCGCTGGCGTCCGGGCCCGCCGCCGGTGAGGTCGACCCCGTCCCCGGCGGGCCCTGGCCGCGGGACCGCCACTGGCTGCGGATGCTCGCGGCCGACGCGGTCTTGTTCGCGGCCATGGAGGCCTACTACTGGAGCGACTACGACGCCAACAAGGTCGACTTCGCCTACGCGGTGGACTGGCGCAACGTCCGGGCGCGCTTCGTGACGCTCGACGCGTGGCGCTTCGATGACAACATGTTCGACGTCAATGCGTGGCGGCACCCGGCCCAGGGCGCGACGACGTACCTGCTCGCGCGCAGCAACGGGTTCTCCGCGCTCGAGGCGTACTCGGTGGCGCTGGTCTTGTCGGGCGCCTGGGAGCTGCTCGGCGAGTTCCGGGAGACGGTCAGCCTCAATGACCTGATCATGACGCCGCGCGCGGGCGCGGTGATCGGGGAGTCGTTCTCTCAACTCGGCGTCTTCTTCCTCCGCAGCGACTCGAACTGGTTCAATCTGATCGCGGGCAACGCGCTCAGCGGCGGACGAGGGCTCCTGGACTCGATCGATCGCAAGCCGCGCTGGCGGTCGCGCCGGCTGGACAGCATCGGTCTCGACGACACGCTCTGGCATCGCTTCAGGTCCTACGTCGCCGCCGGAGCGCAGCAGGCCACCGGCGCCGCGGACGCCCAGCGCATCCTCCGGGTCGGGCTCGAGACCGAGGTCATCATGATCCCAGACTTCGAGCGGCCGGGGCGGGCCACGCGGCTGTACAAGGACAGCGCGTTCAGTCGCGTGCAGGTCGAGGCGACCTGGGGCGAGCACGTCCTGACGGACTTCAAGGCCCGGGCGCGGGCCGGGGTGATCGCCTGGCACCGGAAGGACATCTCGGCCGCGACCGGTGACGGCTACAACCTCATCTACGGCCTCGCCAGCGCCTACGAGTACGGCTTTCACGCCTCGACCGGGCGCGCTGGCCCGCTGACCAAGGATCGTCTCGCGATCGCCCACATCATCGGTCCCATGGTCGACGTCGTGGTCTATCGCGCGGGGATCCGCGGCCGCGCGGCCGTCGACGTGCTCGGGAATTTCGGCTTCGTGCGCAACTATGCGATCGACGAGCACCGCCGCCAGGTCCCCGACGAGGTGGTCCGGTCGACCATCCTGCGGGACAACTACCACCACGCGGTCGGGGTGACCGGCCGCGGGGGCCTCGCGGTCGGCGCCGATGGGCTCGAGGCTGGCATCGAGGTCCAGTTCGATCTGTTCCGCTCGATCCAGGGCGCCGATCGCTACCAGGAAGACATCGTCGACGACTACGCGCTCCTGGACTCGCGGAGTCAGGGCCGGTTCTGGGTCGCGTACGGCGCCGAACTGCGGCCCGACCTGGTGCTCGAGGTCGAGCTGGCGATCGAAGCGCGGGTGCGCTCCGGCACGGTGAAGGCGACCACGCAGTCAGACCAGGAGCAGCGCTACCTGGGTGGCGTGCGGCTCGGGTTCTGA
- a CDS encoding acyl-CoA-binding protein, producing the protein MSDLAARFVDAQARIKPVTGLGNDVMLAMYALFKQATVGDVSGGRPGMLDLRGRAKYDAWAGRKGMTKDAAMTAYVELVDRHAR; encoded by the coding sequence ATGAGCGATCTCGCCGCCCGGTTCGTCGACGCCCAGGCCCGCATCAAGCCGGTCACGGGGCTCGGCAACGACGTCATGCTCGCGATGTACGCGCTGTTCAAGCAGGCCACGGTCGGCGACGTCAGCGGCGGCCGGCCGGGCATGCTCGACCTGCGCGGCCGCGCCAAGTACGACGCGTGGGCCGGGCGCAAGGGCATGACCAAGGACGCGGCGATGACCGCGTACGTCGAGCTGGTCGACCGCCACGCTCGCTGA
- the argS gene encoding arginine--tRNA ligase, translated as MAAPANPCAAEIARAVAALTGVTVEDVKVDPPPRPELGDFAIPVFALAKRTKEAPPALAARIARDLPRAGIIADVTATGPFVNVKVDRVAAFGVAIDAACARARLVPDLGDGAVVCVDYSSPNISKHLAYHHIRSTMLGHALVQLHEALGYRVVRINHLGDWGTTHGMLLAAYERWGSEYPTIDVTALNDLYVRFRAAMKVEDGLDAVARSWFKRLEDGEPGARARWKQFRDVSLAEFEAVYRVLGVAFDDARGESFYEDKMPEILDLLVAKDLLRESEGAQVVEIPGEKMPMLIKTTDGTTLYATRDLAAALYRWRAYQFARSLYVVDRGQGLHFKQLFACLGLLGFDWASRCQHVPFGLVRFGGKKTSTRAAPVGGEAGRFLLTDVIAEAVDRIRAIIVEKNPDLPAAEVEATAQTVGVGAVVFANVLPQRDRDVDFDWDKVVSIQGDSGPYLHYTLARCWNIERKAGEVVDGAADLALLTHDAEWAVARRLLDFGDYVVRAAENCEPHVVAHYLLELAGDFSRWYALGNDDAALRVLCDDLAIRRARLALVHAVKRALTRGLALLGLGEVRRM; from the coding sequence ATGGCCGCCCCCGCAAACCCCTGCGCTGCCGAGATCGCCCGCGCCGTCGCTGCCCTCACGGGCGTCACCGTCGAAGACGTCAAGGTCGATCCGCCGCCGCGCCCCGAGCTCGGCGACTTCGCCATCCCGGTGTTCGCGCTGGCCAAGCGCACCAAGGAAGCGCCGCCGGCGCTGGCCGCGCGGATCGCCCGCGATCTGCCGCGCGCTGGCATCATCGCCGACGTCACCGCGACCGGGCCGTTCGTCAACGTCAAGGTCGATCGGGTCGCGGCGTTCGGCGTCGCGATCGACGCCGCCTGCGCGCGCGCACGCCTGGTGCCCGACCTCGGCGACGGCGCGGTCGTGTGCGTCGACTACTCGTCGCCCAACATCTCGAAGCACCTGGCCTACCACCACATCCGCTCGACCATGCTCGGCCACGCGCTGGTGCAGCTGCACGAGGCGCTCGGCTACCGCGTGGTCCGCATCAACCACCTCGGCGACTGGGGCACGACCCACGGGATGCTCCTCGCCGCCTACGAGCGCTGGGGCAGCGAGTACCCGACGATCGACGTCACCGCGCTCAACGATCTGTACGTCCGGTTCCGGGCCGCGATGAAGGTCGAGGACGGCCTCGACGCCGTGGCCCGATCCTGGTTCAAGCGCCTCGAGGACGGCGAGCCGGGCGCGCGGGCGCGCTGGAAGCAGTTCCGCGACGTGTCGCTGGCGGAGTTCGAGGCGGTCTACCGCGTCCTCGGCGTCGCGTTCGACGACGCCCGCGGCGAGTCGTTCTACGAGGACAAGATGCCCGAGATCCTCGACCTCCTGGTCGCCAAGGATCTGCTGCGCGAGAGCGAGGGCGCGCAGGTGGTCGAGATCCCCGGCGAGAAGATGCCGATGCTGATCAAGACCACCGACGGGACCACGCTCTACGCGACCCGCGATCTGGCGGCGGCGCTGTACCGCTGGCGCGCGTACCAGTTCGCGCGGTCGCTGTACGTGGTCGATCGCGGCCAGGGCCTGCACTTCAAGCAGCTGTTCGCGTGCCTGGGCTTGCTGGGCTTCGACTGGGCCAGCCGGTGCCAGCACGTGCCGTTCGGCCTGGTGCGGTTCGGCGGCAAGAAGACGTCGACCCGGGCCGCGCCCGTCGGCGGCGAGGCGGGGCGGTTCCTGCTCACCGACGTGATCGCCGAGGCCGTCGACCGCATCCGCGCCATCATCGTCGAGAAGAACCCGGACCTGCCGGCCGCCGAGGTCGAGGCCACCGCGCAGACCGTCGGGGTCGGCGCGGTCGTCTTCGCCAACGTGCTGCCGCAGCGCGATCGCGACGTCGACTTCGACTGGGACAAGGTCGTCTCGATCCAGGGCGACTCGGGCCCGTACCTGCACTACACGCTGGCCCGGTGCTGGAACATCGAGCGCAAGGCCGGCGAGGTCGTCGACGGCGCGGCCGATCTGGCGCTGCTCACCCACGACGCCGAGTGGGCGGTCGCGCGGCGGCTGCTCGACTTCGGCGACTACGTGGTCCGGGCCGCCGAAAACTGCGAGCCGCACGTGGTGGCGCACTACCTGCTCGAGCTCGCCGGTGACTTCTCGCGCTGGTACGCGCTCGGCAACGACGACGCCGCGCTGCGCGTGCTCTGCGACGACCTGGCGATCCGCCGGGCGCGCCTGGCGCTGGTCCACGCGGTCAAGCGCGCGCTGACCCGCGGCCTGGCCCTGCTCGGCCTCGGCGAGGTCCGACGGATGTAG